A single genomic interval of Oreochromis aureus strain Israel breed Guangdong linkage group 12, ZZ_aureus, whole genome shotgun sequence harbors:
- the arsk gene encoding arylsulfatase K, whose translation MLFRQVFSFTSITSGGHEAVMNIIVLGFIFLSQQCGQSICQKASKPNIVMVMSDAFDGRLSFDPGSKLVQLPYTNYLRQLGSTFLNAYTNSPICCPSRAAMWSGQFVHLTQSWNNYKCLDGNATTWMDLLKENGYRTKMIGKLDYTSGAHSVSNRVEAWTRDVQFLLRQEGRPVSELVGNKSTVKIMSKDWENTDKATQWIHQTAAPTTPEPFALYLGLNLPHPYKTESLGPTAGGSTFRTSPYWLTKVNSDLISVPKWLPLAAMHPVDYYSTFTKNCSGVFTDDEVKSIRAFYYAMCAEADAMLGQVISALRETGVLNNTVVIFTADHGELAMEHRQFYKMSMFEGSSHVPLLIMGPGLISGQQVNQLVSLVDLYPTVLEIAGISAVGNLSGQSLLPLLSTSTAFPNQQQRAWAFSEYHGCNVNASTYMLRSDQWKYITYADGLSVSPQLFDLTLDKDELHNVVHKFPDVQAHLDKLLRSIVDYPKVSEAVHVYNKKAFGAWRLSLGRNYNQVIGNLRWHVDWQKDALANERAIDKWLNGY comes from the exons ATGCTTTTCCGACAAGTCTTTTCTTTCACGTCTATAACTTCAGGAGGACACGAAGCTGTCATGAACATAATAGTGCTGGGTTTCATTTTCCTTTCTCAGCAATGTGGTCAAAGTATTTGCCAGAAAGCATCCAAACCCAACATTGTGATGGTGATGAGTGATGCATTC GATGGCCGGTTGTCCTTTGACCCTGGCAGCAAACTTGTACAACTGCCATACACAAACTATCTCAGGCAGCTCGGCTCCACCTTTCTCAACGCTTACACCAACTCTCCCATCTGCTGCCCTTCCAGAGCAG CAATGTGGAGCGGTCAGTTTGTTCACCTCACTCAGTCGTGGAACAACTACAAGTGCTTAGATGGAAATGCAACCACGTGGATGGATTTGCTGAAGGAGAATGGGTATCGTACCAAGATGATAGGCAAGCTGGATTATACATCTGGGGCTCACTCTGTCAG TAATCGAGTTGAGGCATGGACACGAGACGTTCAGTTCCTCCTGCGCCAAGAGGGCCGGCCTGTTTCTGAACTTGTTGGGAACAAGTCGACTGTAAAGATCATGAGCAAAGACTGGGAAAACACAGATAAGGCCACGCAGTGGATCCACCAGACAGCTGCGCCCACCACACCCGAGCCTTTCGCTCTTTACCTTGGCCTCAATTTACCTCACCCGTATAAGACTGAATCCCTGGGGCCGACTGCAGGGGGATCCACCTTCCGTACGTCACCATACTGGCTCACAAAG GTGAATTCTGACCTCATCTCTGTTCCCAAATGGTTGCCTTTAGCTGCCATGCACCCTGTTGACTACTACTCCACCTTCACCAAAAACTGCAGCGGTGTTTTTACTGACGATGAAGTCAAAAGCATTCGGGCCTTCTATTACGCCATGTGTGCCGAAGCCGATGCCATGCTGG GTCAAGTGATTTCTGCACTGAGAGAGACCGGCGTGCTTAACAACACAGTTGTGATCTTTACAGCTGACCACGGGGAGCTGGCCATGGAGCACCGGCAGTTCTATAAGATGTCGATGTTTGAAGGAAGTTCCCACGTTCCCCTTCTCATCATGGGGCCTGGGCTCATCTCTGGCCAGCAGGTCAACCAGCTTGTATCTTTGGTTGATCTCTATCCCACTGTGCTGG AGATTGCTGGGATTTCAGCAGTAGGGAATCTAAGTGGCCAGTCCCTCCTTCCTCTGCTGTCCACATCCACCGCTTTTCCTAACCAACAGCAGAGAGCCTGGGCATTCAGCGAATATCATGGTTGTAACGTCAATGCCTCTACTTACATGCTGAGAAGTGATCAGTGGAAATACATCACGTACGCTGATGGCCTGAGTGTTTCCCCGCAACTCTTTG ATCTTACACTGGACAAGGATGAACTTCACAATGTGGTTCACAAATTCCCAGATGTGCAAGCACATCTGGATAAGCTGTTGCGTAGCATCGTGGACTATCCAAAAGTGTCTGAAGCTGTTCACGTCTACAATAAAAAAGCATTCGGTGCATGGCGCCTGAGCTTGGGGAGAAACTATAACCAAGTCATTGGTAACCTCCGGTGGCATGTGGATTGGCAAAAAGATGCATTAGCCAATGAGAGAGCCATTGACAAGTGGCTCAATGGCTATTAG